Sequence from the Actinocatenispora sera genome:
GTCTCGCCGCACATGGCGGGCGACTTCGTCGGCTCGCTCGAGGAGCTTGCGCGGCTGTTCGTGGCGAACTTCGACCGGTGGCGGCAGGGGCAGCCACTGCAGAATGTCGTCGACAAGCATCTCGGCTACGTGCCCAGCCGTGCCACCGAGCCGGCTGGGGCCGGCCGTCGGGCGGGCGAGGCGGCCGCCGACGGCCCCGGACAGGAAGGGCTCCCGACATGGACCCGGACATGACCGAACCGTCCCGTGCCAACCCGTCCGGCGCCGACCCGGCCGGGCCCACCCCGGCCGGACTGGCCGCCGAGGACGTGCTCGCCCGTACGGCGTCCGAGCTGGTCGCCGGGTACTCCACCGGTGAGCTGTCGCCGGTGGCGGTGACCACCGCGACGCTGCGCCGGATCGAGAAGCGCGACCCCGAACTCAACGCGTACTGCCTGGTCGACGCGGACGGCGCGCTGGACCAGGCCGAACTGGCCGAGCAGCGGTGGGGGCAGGGCAATCCGATCGGGCTGCTGGACGGCGTACCCGTGGCGGTGAAGGATCTGTTGCTGCTCGCCGGCGCGCCGACCCGCCGCGGCTCGCGCACGATCGAGCCGGACCAGCCGTGGCCGGACGACTCGCCGGCCACCGCACGGCTGCGCGAACACGGCGCGGTGCTCGTCGGCAAGACCACCACGCCGGAGTTCGGCTGGAAGGGGGTGACCGACAGCCCGCTGACCGGGGTGACCCGCAACCCGTGGGCGCCGGACCGGACCCCGGGCGGCTCCAGCGGCGGAAGTGCCGCGGCGGCGGCGGCCGGCCTGTGCGCGCTCGCGATCGGTACCGACGGCGGCGGCTCGATCCGGATCCCCGCCGCGTTCTGCGGGATCGTCGGGTTCAAGCCGACGTACGGGCGGGTGCCGGCCTGGCCGGCGAGCCCGTTCGGGCTGCTGTCGCACGTCGGGCCGATGGCCCGGTCGGTCGACGACGTGGCGCTCGCGCTGGACGTGCTGTCGCTGCGCGACTCGCGCGACCCGGCCGCGCTCGCCCCGCCGGTCGGCTCGTACCGGGAGGCGGTGCGCCGGCCGGTGCGCGGGCTGGTCGCCGCGTACAGCGCCACGCTCGGGCATGCGGAGGTGGACACCGAGGTCACCGACCTGGTCGAGCAGGCGGTGGACGCGCTGTCGGTCGAGGTGGGGCTGCGGGTGGAGCTCGCCGACCCCGGCTTCGACGACCCACTCGAGGTGTTCGAGACGCTCTGGTCGGCCGGGGCCGCGCACGCCGTCGCGGCCGTTCCCCCCGAGCGCCGCGAGCAGCTCGACCCGGGTCTGCGCCGGCTCGGCGAGGCCGGCGGCCGGCTGTCGTTGGAGGCCTACCAGACCGCGCTCGACGCCCGCAACGTGCTCGGCGTGACGCTCGGCGTGTTCCACGAGAGCTACGACGTGCTGCTCACCCCGACGGTGCCGGTTCCGGCGTTCGAGGCCGGGCACGACGTGCCGCCCGGTGGCGAGTGGACCCGATGGCCGCAGTGGACACCGTTCAGCTATCCGTTCAACCTCACCGGCCAGCCGGCCGCGACCGTTCCGGTCGGGCTGACCGCCGACGGCCGGCCGGTGGGGCTGCAGGTGGTCGGGCCGCGGCACTCCGACGACCTGGTACTGGCGGTGTGCCGCGCGCTGGAGGCGGTCCGCCCGTGGCCGCTGACGGCACCCGACGCCGGCTGACCGGCGTTTCAGGTATCCATCGACGAGAGGTGGCGATGATGGCGCGGTTCGTGGAGATCAGCCTGGCCAAGCGGGGCGCGGTGTGCGTGGCCCGGTTGCTGGACGCCGAGGCGCCGGCGACCTGCGCCGCGGTGTGGGACGCGCTGCCGGTGGACGGCCCGGCGTACCACGCCAAGTACGCCCGGAACGAGATCTACGCACTGCTGCCGGCGCTCGCGACCAGCCCGCCGATGGAGCATCCGACGGTGACGCCACTGCCCGGTGACGTGTGCTTCTTCGCCTTCGAGGGCACCGAGATCGGCTCCCCGGCGTACGGCTACGACGCCGGCAGCGCGGCACACGGCGGCCCGCAGGTGATCGACCTGGCGCTGTTCTACGGTCGCAACAACCTGCTGATCAACGGCGACCGCGGGTTCGTGCCGGGATCGGTGTTCGCCACCGTCGAGCAGGGCCTGCCGGCGATGGCCGAGGCCGCGCAGGACATGTGGCTGCGCGGCGTCGAGGGAGAACGCCTCCAGTTCCGCCGCCTGGACGACCGGTAGGTCGGTTCCGCCGCCTGGACGACCGGTAGGTCGGTTCCGCCGCCTGGACGACCGGTAGGTCGGTTCCGCCGCCTGGACGACCGGTAGGTCGGTTCCGCCGCCTGGACGACCGGTAGGTCGGTTCCGCCGCCTGGACGACCGGTAGGTCGGTTCCGCCGCCTGGACGACCGGTAGGTCGGTTCCGCCGCCTGGAAGAACGATAGGTCGCCGTCCGTGGCCGGTACGCGCCGGCCACGGACGGCGATCGTCAGCTGGTCGCGTCCGTGACGGCCGCGGACCACAGCTCCAGCGCCTCGTCGATCTCGTCGGCGGTGACCACCAGCGGCGGGATCATCCGGACCACGTTGGAGTAGGCGCCGCAGGTCAGCAGCAGCAGGCCGCGCGCCGCCGCGGCCTGCTGGGCGCGCTGGGCGGTGGCGGTGTCCGGTTCACCGTCGGCGGTGGTGAACTCGCTGCCGACCATCAGCCCCAACCCGCGCACGTCGCCGATCACCGGATGCGCGGCCGCCACCTTGCGGGCGCCGTCGATCAGCCGGCGGCCCTGCTCGGCGGCGTTGTCGACGAGCTTCTCGTCCTCGATCACCGACAGGGTGGCGAGCGCGGCGGCGCAGGCCACCGCGTTGCCCCCGTAGGTGCCACCCTGCGAGCCAGGCCAGGCCTTCGTCATCAGCTCTTCCGACGCGGCGATGCCCGACAGCGGGAACCCGCTCGCCAGCCCCTTCGCGATGACCTGCACGTCGGGCCGGATCCCGAAGTGCTCGTGCCCCCAGTACCGCCCGGTGCGGCCGAACCCGGTCTGCACCTCGTCGAGCACCAGCACGATCCCGTACCGGTCGGCGCGTTCGCGCACGCCCGCGAGGAACCGCTCGTTCGCCGGCACGTACCCGCCCTCGCCGAGCACCGGCTCGACGAAGATCGCCGCGGTGTCGTTGGGTGCCGTACCGGTGGCGAACAGGTAGTCCAGCTCGCGCAGGGCGAAGTCGGTGGCCGTGTCCTCGTCCCACCCGTAGTGGTACGCGTACGGGAACGGGGCGGTGTGCACGCCGGCCATCAGCGGCGCGAACCCGGCGGAGAACCGGGTCCCGGAGCGGGTCAGCGACGCCGCACCGATGGTGCGGCCGTGGAACGAACCGTCGAACACCACGATGTTGGGCCGCCCGGTGGCCTGCCGGGCCAGCCGCAGCGCGGCCTCCACCGCCTCGGAGCCGGAGTTGGCGTAGAACAGCGCGTCCAGCCCGGCCGGCAGCACGGTGCCGAGCCGCTCGGTGAGCTCCAGCAGCGGCCGGTGCATGACGGTCGTGTACTGCCCGTGGATGAGCCGGCCGGCCTGCTCGCGCACCGCCGCCACCACGCGCGGGTGACAGTGGCCGGTGCTGGTGACGCCGATGCCCGCGGTGAAGTCGAGGAAGCCGCGGCCGTCCGGGTCGAACACCCGGACGCCCTCGGCCCGGTCGACGAGCACCGGGGTGGCCTGCTTGAGCAGCGGTGACAGGTGCGCCATGAGTTCCTCCCGAACGAGCCGACGAGCGTATCGTTGGATTGTCGACAATCCCTCTGCCGCCTAGCATGGTCCCCGGACGCGCCGTCGGCAACCGGTCGGGCAGATCCGGCAGTGGTCGACGCGCGCACACCGCGACGACGAAGGGCGAAAGCGATGACAGGCAGCACCATCACCCCGCAGACGACCGCGCACGCCCTCACCGAGCGCGAACGGGAGGTGCTTGCCGCGGTGCCCGGCGAGCTGTTCATCGCCGGGCGCTGGCTGCCCGCCGCCGGCGGCGCCCGCTTCCCGGTACTGGATCCGGCCACCGGCGACGTGCTCTGCGAGGTCGCCGACGCCGGCCGGGACGACGCGCTGGACGCGCTCACCGCCGCCCACGAGGCGCAGGCCGCCTGGCAGGCCACCCCGCCGCGAGAGCGCAGCGAGATCCTGCGCCGGGCGTACCAGCTGCTGGTCGACCGGAGCAACGAGCTGGCGCTGCTGATGACGATGGAGATGGGCAAGCCACTCGCCGAGGCAGCCGGCGAGATCGCCTACGCGGCCGAGTTCTTCCGTTGGTTCGCCGAGGAGGCGGTCCGCATCGACGGTGGGTACGCGACCGCGCCGGACGGGGCCAGCCGGTTCCTGGTGCTGCACCAGCCGGTCGGCCCGTGCGTGCTCGTCACCCCGTGGAACTTCCCGATGGCCATGGGCACCCGCAAGATCGGCCCGGCGATCGCCGCCGGCTGCACCATGGTGCTCAAGCCGGCCGAGCAGACCCCGCTGTGCGCGCTGGCACTCGCCGACATCCTGGCGCAGGCCGGGCTACCGGACGGGGTGCTCAACGTGGTGACCACCAGCCGCCCGGGCGAGGTGGTCGAGCCGATGCTGCGCGACGGCCGGGCCCGCAAGCTGTCGTTCACCGGCTCCACCCAGGTCGGCCGGCTGCTGCTGGCGCAGGCCGCGGACAAGGTGCTGCGCACCTCGATGGAGCTCGGCGGCAACGCACCGTTCCTGGTGTTCGACGACGCCGACCTGGACGCCGCGGTCGAGGGGGCGATGGCGGCCAAGATGCGCAACATCGGCGAGGCGTGCACCGCGGCGAACCGGTTCCTGGTGCAGCGCGGGGTGGCCGACGAGTTCGCCCGCCGGCTCGCCGAGCGGATGGCCGCGCTGAAGATGGGCCGCGGCACCGAACCGGGGGTGGTGGTCGGCCCGCTGATCGACGCCGCCGGCCGGGACAAGGTCACCGAGCTGGTCGCGGACGCCGTCGCCGGCGGCGCGACCGTGCTGACCGGCGGTACCGCGCTCGACGGGCCGGGCACGTTCTACCCGGCGACCGTGCTGACCGGGGTGCCGGCCGGCGCGCGGATCGGGCGCGAGGAGATCTTCGGCCCGGTGGCCGCGATCTCGGCGTTCGACACCGAGGACGAGGCGATCACCGCCGCCAACGACACCGAGTACGGCCTGGTGTCGTACGTGTACACCCGCGACCTGGCCCGGTCGCTGCGGCTCGCCGAGCGGCTGGACGCCGGCATGATCGGGCTGAACAAGGGCGTGGTGTCCAACCCGGCCGCGCCGTTCGGCGGGGTGAAGCAGTCCGGCCTCGGCCGGGAGGGCGGCCGGGTTGGTATCGACGAGTTCCTGGAGACCAAGTACGTGGCGATCCCGGCGCCCTGAGGGTCACCCGGCGCGGTCCAGCCGGCCCGCGACCGGAGTCGACGGGCCGGCGCCGGTGTCCGCGGGCGCCGACGACGCGCCGGCAGCCGGGGACGAGGACGGCCCGCTGCCCATGGCCGGGGCCGGCGGCGCGCCGGTGCCGGCGGCGGGGCCCAGCGGCGCGCCGGTGCCGGCGAGCACCGCGGCGGCGGCTCGGGCCAGCTGGTCGAGGCGGTCGATCTCGGTGCGGTGGAACGCCGGCCCGGTGGTGCGCGCCACGACCAGCACCGCGTCGTCGGTCAGCGGGGCCAGCGCCGCCCGGGTACCGTCCGCCAGCGGGTAGGCGCGGGGCCGGGCCGGGCTGATCGGGCCGAGCGCGGGCGCGACCGGCGCTCGCACGCTGGTCAGTACCGTCGTCGGCGTCGCACCGGTGCTCACCACCGCGGCCCAGTCGGCACCGAACAGGTCGGGTACCGCGTCCACCAGCGTCGCGGCGGCCCGCGGCGGGTCGGCGGCGAGCTGCCCCAGTACCGCGAGCCCGGCCGCGGGCGCCATCTCCCGGGGCCGCCAGGCCGCGAGCACCCGTACCCCCGGGATCGTCTCGACCCGCTCGGTGAGCTGCTCGACGGTCAGCGACCCGAGCCGCAGCGACAGTTCGTCGATGGCCCGGCCCGAGCCGGTCTCCAGCACGCCGACCTGCAGGATGTCGGCGCCGATCACGCCCAGCGTCCAGGCCAGCCGGCCCAGCGACCCGGGCGAGTCGGGCAGCACGACCCGCACCCGTACCAGCATCTCGTCCTCCGCTCCGTCTCCGGTACGGAGTGTGGCCGACGGCTGTTGCCGGTGTGTTGCCGAGCGATGTCCGGCATCGGCCGGCCAGACGCGAGCGGTGGCGGTGGGTGCTGGCGGGAACACGGTCCGGCGCACACCCCGGCATGCCTGCCCGGCCGTGTCGGTGGGTGGGCCTACAGTGCTGGTGCCGGAAGCCGGTACCGGAGCCGCGAGGGGGGCTGTGGCCGTGAAGATCCTGCACACCTCCGACTGGCACGTCGGAAAGGTGCTCAAGGGACGTCCACGCATCGACGAGCACATCCGGGTGCTCGCCGAGCTGGTGCGCATCGCCGAGGCGGAGCGACCCGACCTGGTGATCGTCGCCGGTGACCTGTACGAGACGGCGGCGCCGAGCCCGGAGGCGACCCGGGTGGTGGTGCGCGCGCTGACCGCGCTGCGGCGCACCGGCGCGCAGGTGGTGGCGGTCGCCGGCAACCACGACAACGGCGCGGCGCTCGACGCGCTGCGCGGCTGGGCGGACGCGGCCGGCATCGCGCTGCGCGGCACGATCCGCTCGGCCGACGACCCGGTGGTGACCGGCACGACGGCCGGCGGCGAGGACTTCACGCTGGTGGCGCTGCCGTTCGTCTCGCAGCGCTACGCGGTGCGGGCGAGTGAGATGTTCCAGCTCACCGGCGCGGAGGCGAACCAGACCTACGCCGACCACCTGAGCCGGCTGCTGGACGCGCTGACCGGCTCGTTCCGGGCCGACTCGGTCAACCTGATCACCGGGCACCTGACCGTGGTGGGCGCGACCGCCGGTGGCGGCGAGCGCGAGGCGCACACCATCCAGGCGTACGCGGTGCCCGCCACCCTGTTCCCCAGCTCGGCGCACTACGTGGCGCTCGGCCACCTGCACCGACAGCAGGCGGTGCCCGGTCCGTGCCCGGTGCACTACTCGGGCAGCCCGCTCGCGATCGACTTCGGCGAGCAGGACAACTCCCCCGGGGTGCTGATCGTGCAGGCGTCCCCGGGCACGCCGGCCACCGTGCGCCCGGTGCCGATCACCTCGGCCCGCCGGCTGCGCACGGTCACCGGCACGCTGGACGAGCTGGCCGCGCTGAGCGTCGACGACGACACCTGGCTGCGGGTGTACGTGCGGGAGAAGCCGCGGGCCGGGCTGCGCGAGCGGGTGCAGGAGCTGCTGCCCGGCGCGCTGGAGGTGCGCATCGACCCGGAGCTGCTGGCGCAGGTGGGCGGCACCGCCCAGCGGGTCGGCCGGGCCGGGCAGAGCCCGCGCCGGCTGTTCGCCGACTACCTGACCGAGGTCGGCCACGACGACGCCGCGGTGCGCGAGCTGTTCGACCGGCTGCACGAGGAGGTGGGCTGATGCGCCCGGTCCGGCTGGACGTGGCCGGCTTCACGGTGTTCCGGGACGAGACCACGATCGACTTCACCGGCGCTGAGTTCTTCGTGCTGCTCGGCCCGACCGGTTCGGGCAAGTCGACGGTCCTGGATGCGATCTGCTTCGCGCTGTACGGCACCGTCCCGCGCTGGGACCACCTGCGTTCGGTGGAGAACGCGCTGTCCCCGTCGGCGTCCGAGGCCCGGGTGCGGCTGGTGTTCGAGTCCGCCGGCGTGCGCTACGTGGCGACCCGGGTGTTGCGACGCAGCGCCCGCGGCAAGGTGAACACCGTCCGGGCCGGGCTGGAGCGGCTGCCCGCCGGCCTCGATCTGTCCACCTTGGACGACACCGGGCGAGACGAGCTCGGCGAGGTGCTCGCCGGCACGCCGTCGGAGATGGTCGAGGCGGTCGCCGCCACGGTCGGCATGCCGTACGAGCAGTTCACCACCTGCGTGGTGCTGCCGCAGGGCGAGTTCGCCGAGTTCCTGCACGCCAAGCCGGCGAAGCGGCAGGAGATCCTGGTCAACCTGCTGGGGCTGCGGGTCTACCAGCGGGTCGCGGAGCGGGCCCGGCTCGCCGCCAAGGAGGCCGACAGCGACGTCCGGGCGGCCGAGGCGCTGCTCGCCGACCTGTCCGACGCGACCGAGCAGGCGGTCACCGAGGCGGCCGAGCGGGTGGCGCAGCTGCGGGAGCTGGACGCCCAGGTTGCCGCGCGGGTGCCGGAGCTGACCGATGCCGAGCGCCAGGCCGCCGACGCCCGCGAGGCGCTGGCGGAGCTGGACGCCGAGGGCCGGCTGCTCGCCGGGGTCACCGCACCGGCCGGCGTCGCCGAACTTGCAAGCGGTGCGGAGCGCGCCGCGGCCGCGGTCGGCACGGCGCTCGCCGCGGTCACCGACGCCGAGACCGCCGAGGAGCAGGCGGCACGCCGGCTGGAGGAGGCCGGCGACGCGGCAGCCCTGCGTGTCCTGCTCGACCGGCACCGCGAGCACGACCGGCTCGCCGCCGAGCTGACCGAGGTCGGCCGCCAGATCGAGATGCTGACGGCCGACCGGGACGCCGCCGCCGGGCGGCTGGCCGCCGCGGAGACCGCGCTCGCCGCCGCGGAGGCCGCCGTTGCCGCCGCCCAGACCGCGCAGACCGCGGCGGCGCTGCGGCCCGAGCTGCACGTCGGCGAGCCGTGCCCGGTGTGCGCGCAGCCGGTCGACACCCTGCCGCCGCCGATCGACGCGCCCGCGTTGTCAGCGGCCCGCAACACCGCGAGCAAGGCCCGGGCCGCGCGGGACACCGCGGACCGGGCGGCGCGGGACCGCTCCGGTGCCTGTACCGCCGCGACCCACCACCGCAGCCAGCTCGCCGGCCGGGTCGAGGTGCTCGCCGCCGAGCTGGCCGGCCAACCCACGCCGGACGAACTCACCGCCCGGCTGGCGGGGCTGGACGAGCTGCGTGCCGCACACGCCGCCGCCCGGACGGCGGTCGCGCAGGCCCGCCGCGAGCTGCAGCGGGCCCGGTCGGCGGCCGACGACGCCGACCGGCGGCTACGCACCGGCTGGCGGACCTACGACGAGGCACGGGACGCGGTGTCCCGGTTCGGCCCACCGGCCGCCGACCGGGACGACCTGGCCGGCGCATGGTCGGCGCTGGTCGTCTGGTGCGCCGCGGCCGCCGACGAGCGGCGCGCGGCCCGGGCCGACCGGCTCGCCGCCGCCAAGCGGGCCGCGGCGGCCGCCGACGCGGTTCGCGGCAAGGTCGGCGCGCTGCTGGCCGAGTGCGGGGTCGCCGGCCCGGGCGAGCAGGGCGCCGACGCGGCGGCGTACCAGCTGGTGACGGCGCTGGCGGTGCAGCAGGCCGAGGCCGAGCACCGGCGCGCGGCCGAGCGCGGCGAGCAGTCGGCGGCGCTGCGGGCCCGGCGGGCCGAGCACGTCCGGTCCGCCGAGGTGGCACGGGCGCTGGCCGGACACCTCGCCGCGGACCGGTTCCAGCGCTGGCTGCTGACCGAGGCGATGGACCTGCTCGTCGACGGCGCCTCGACGATCCTGCGCGAGCTGTCCGCCGGGCAGTACTCGCTGGCCTACGACGGCGGGGAGTTCTTCGTCGTCGACCACCACGACGCGGAGCTGCGCCGGGCGGTGCGCACGCTGTCCGGCGGGGAGACGTTCCAGGCGTCGCTGGCGCTCGCGCTGGCGCTGTCCGAGCAGCTCGCCGGGCTGTCCACCACCGCGACCAGTCTGGAGTCGATCATGCTGGACGAGGGGTTCGGCACCCTCGACCCGGGCACCCTGGACACCGTCGCCGCGACGCTGGAGAATCTCGCCGCGCACGGCGACCGGATGGTCGGCCTGGTCACTCACGTGGCCGAGCTGGCCGAGCGGATCCCGGTGCGGTTCGTGGTGCGCAAGGACGCCCGCGGCGCGCACGTCACCCGGGAGAGCACATGAGCATGCGGCGTGATCGCCGGTGAGCGCGGGGGGTGTGCGGTGAGAGTGCACGTCGACGCCTGGGACCCGTCGTACGGGCGGTCCTTCGAGGCGGACGCCGGTGGCGCGGCCGGCCCGGCGGCGGCGAGCAGCGCGCCGGTCGACGCCGCGGTGGAGCGACCGACCGGCGCCTGGGCGCCGCTGACACCGCCCGGTGAGGTCCGCTCCCCGCACACGGTGCTGCTGGTCGACGGGGTCCGCCGGATCGACGCGCGGGTCTGGGTGGAGGACGACGAGGGGGTCGCCCGCCCCGGCGTCTGCGCGTCGTACGCGGCGGGTGCGGTGCGCTGCGATCTCGCCGCCGGCGCGGCCGAGCTGGCGCTGTCGGCGGTGACGCACGGGCTGTTCGCGCCCGGCCCGTCGGTGGCGCCGCTGCGCGCCCACGACCGCGCGGTGTACGTGCCGCACCGGGTCGTCGGCGACGACCCCAGCCAGGTCGACGCGGAGCTGCAGGGCCGGTTGTACGAGCTGGAGGTGCAGGTCTCCCAGCGGGTCCGGGCCGAGGCCGGCAGCAAGGACGACCTGCTCGTGGTGGACGGTCCGCTGCGCGGCCGCACCGGCATGCCGCGCACCCTCGGCTACGCCAAGACGCACCACAAGCAGTACCTCGACGGCGACCTGACCCGGGTGGTCACCGCGCTCGCGCCGGGTCAGCGCACCCCGCTGTTCCTGCTCGGCGGCCAGTGGCACCGCTACTCCTGGTACCTGCGGCTGCCGGCCGGCGCGAGCTCGGCGCCGACCCGCTCGGCACCGATCGGCTCGCCGTGGTCGGGCATCGTCCGGCTGGAGTGTCCGGCCGACTGGTCGCTGCCGGACGCGATCGGCTGGGCGGATCTGTCCGCGGTGACGCTGCCCCGGTTCGCCTCCACCCCGTACAAGGACCCGCGGGCGCCGCAGAACCTGGTGCCGATCGCCGGGCTGGAGCGCCGGCTGCGCGGCCTGCTCGGCGACCCGCGGCTGCTGCTGCGCGGCCTGCGCACCGCGGCCGCCCGCACATCGGCGGCACCGGCCGGGGCGGGCGCCGTACCGGCAAGGACGACGGCGTGACCGCGGCCGACCGCGTCCTCGCCGCACCCGCCCGGTACGACTTCGGCCGCACCGTCGCCGTGCTGCGCACCGGCCGGCACGATCCCACCACGCGGCTGGCTCGTGGCGAGCTGTGGAAGGCGAGCCGCACGCCGGACGGGCCGGGCACCGTGCACCTGTCGTACCGGCAGCCGGCGGTGACGGCGACCGGGTACGGGCCGGGCGCCGGCTGGCTGCTGGAGCGCGCGGATGCGCTGGCCGGGCTGCGCGACGACCCGGCCGGGTTCCTGCCGCTGGCCCGGCAGCATCCGGTGGTCGCCGTGCTCGCCGACGGGATGCCGGGGCTGCGGCTGGCCCGGACCGAGCGGGTGTTCGACGAGCTGGTCCGGGTGGTGCTGGCGCAGAAGGTGACCACCATCGAGGCGACCCGGTCGTACGCGGCGCTGGTCCGGCGGTTCGGTGAGCCGGCGCCGGGGCCGGTGCCGTTGCTGCTGCCGCCGGCCGCCGAGACGATCGCCGCGGCGCCGTACTGGATGTTCCACCCGCTCGGGATCGAGCAGCGCCGGGCCGACACGCTGCGCCGGCTCGCCGCGGTCGCCGACCGGCTGGAGTGCACCGTGCACGAGCCGCCGGACCAGGCCCGCAGGCTGCTGATGACCCGCCCCGGGGTCGGCCCGTGGACCGCCGCCGAGGTGGCGGCGGTGGCGTACGGCGACCCGGACGCGGTCAGCGTCGGCGACTACCACGTGCCCCACCAGGTGGCGTACGCGCTGGCCGGCGAGCAGCGCGGCACCGACCAGCGGATGCTGGAGCTGCTCGCCCCGTTCGGCGGGCACCGGGCCCGGGTGATCCGGCTGGTGGTGCACGCCGGGGTGCAGGAGCCACGCCGCGCGCCGCGGGCAGCGCTGCGCTCCTTCGCCCGGTTCTGAGCGGGCCCCGACGGCCTGACCGCGCCGGTCGGCTCAGAGGTACTCCTCGTGCAGGTCGGCGACCTCGTCGCGGGGCACCCAGGACTGGTAGACGCCGCGGTCGAACCGGTCCAGGCCGAGCCGTTCGGCCTGCGGTGCCCGACCGCCGGTGTACTCGATGCGCAGCCACTGCTCGTGCTCGGCGAGCACCTTGACCGGCTCGTCGCGGTAGCTGCCGGTGGTGATCACGTAGCCGAACTCGTCGAGGTCGGAGAACGGCACGACCCGGCGGTACCGGCCGGCGGTGATCGCCTCGAAGCCGACCCGGTCGGCGCGCTCGGAGTACAGGTGGGCGCCGGCGCTGCTCGGCGCGGCGTCGAACTCGTCGCCCTGCCAGCGGGCGTAGTAGCCGTCCCGGATCACTGCTCCCCCACCAGTTCACGGTTGACCAGCCAGCGCCGCTCGTCCGCGTCGTACACCGCGACGAAGGTGTGTTCGCCGGCGGCGTCGATGCGCCACATCTCCGCCTGGTGCGGCAGCCGCATGCTGTGGATCTTGTACTCGGGGATGGTCAGCCGGGACCCGGCGACCTGCCCGTCGCCGGCGAACGGCGGATGCTCCACCACCCAGCCGCCCGGCACCTCGGCGAGCCGCTCGTCGTCGGTCGCGCCGAGCGGCGGGCGGTACAGCTCGGCCCGGTACGCGGTCCAGCGCAGCAGGAACAGCGACTCGTCGGTCACCGCGAACGGCGAACCCGGGTATCCCAGGCCCAGGTTGCGCACGATGTCCGGGACGGTCTCCAACTCGGCGGTGTCCTGCCAGCGGTGCACGTAGCCGGCCACCCAGTCGTACCCCTTGTCCAGGTAGAACCGGACCTGGTTGGGCGGCACCGCCTTCTGCATCACGGTCGGCACCGTCGTCTCGTCGTGCTCGTCCTCGGCCGGCTCGGCGTTCGGCGGCCAGTCGCGCGCCGCCGCCGGCGCCCACGGATCGTGGGCCGGCTCGTCGGCCGGTGGCTCCGGCTCGGTGACGCCGAACTCCCCGCCGGCGATCTGCCGGATCAGGCTCGCCGGCAGGTGCGCGGCGAGCACCAGCCCCGGGTCGACCACCAGCGACCAGCCCGGGTCGGGCCACTGGTCGACCAGGTCGCGGAACCGCACCGGCCGCCCCTGCTCGTACTGGCCGACGGTGGAGACCGCCATCGCCGCCGGCGAGGTGTACGCGGCGACGAACGTGCGCTCGTCGGCGACCATCGTCGGCCACACCGTCCGGTCGTCGTCGCCGACCGGCAGCACCAACTCGGCGCCGGACAGCAGCCGCAGGTACTGCTCCTGGTCGCCGGCGGCGAGCGCCTCTCGCATCTGCCGTTCCAGGTCGTTCA
This genomic interval carries:
- a CDS encoding DNA-3-methyladenine glycosylase, with product MTAADRVLAAPARYDFGRTVAVLRTGRHDPTTRLARGELWKASRTPDGPGTVHLSYRQPAVTATGYGPGAGWLLERADALAGLRDDPAGFLPLARQHPVVAVLADGMPGLRLARTERVFDELVRVVLAQKVTTIEATRSYAALVRRFGEPAPGPVPLLLPPAAETIAAAPYWMFHPLGIEQRRADTLRRLAAVADRLECTVHEPPDQARRLLMTRPGVGPWTAAEVAAVAYGDPDAVSVGDYHVPHQVAYALAGEQRGTDQRMLELLAPFGGHRARVIRLVVHAGVQEPRRAPRAALRSFARF
- a CDS encoding SseB family protein; the protein is MAEFEPVNDLERQMREALAAGDQEQYLRLLSGAELVLPVGDDDRTVWPTMVADERTFVAAYTSPAAMAVSTVGQYEQGRPVRFRDLVDQWPDPGWSLVVDPGLVLAAHLPASLIRQIAGGEFGVTEPEPPADEPAHDPWAPAAARDWPPNAEPAEDEHDETTVPTVMQKAVPPNQVRFYLDKGYDWVAGYVHRWQDTAELETVPDIVRNLGLGYPGSPFAVTDESLFLLRWTAYRAELYRPPLGATDDERLAEVPGGWVVEHPPFAGDGQVAGSRLTIPEYKIHSMRLPHQAEMWRIDAAGEHTFVAVYDADERRWLVNRELVGEQ
- a CDS encoding AAA family ATPase; this translates as MRPVRLDVAGFTVFRDETTIDFTGAEFFVLLGPTGSGKSTVLDAICFALYGTVPRWDHLRSVENALSPSASEARVRLVFESAGVRYVATRVLRRSARGKVNTVRAGLERLPAGLDLSTLDDTGRDELGEVLAGTPSEMVEAVAATVGMPYEQFTTCVVLPQGEFAEFLHAKPAKRQEILVNLLGLRVYQRVAERARLAAKEADSDVRAAEALLADLSDATEQAVTEAAERVAQLRELDAQVAARVPELTDAERQAADAREALAELDAEGRLLAGVTAPAGVAELASGAERAAAAVGTALAAVTDAETAEEQAARRLEEAGDAAALRVLLDRHREHDRLAAELTEVGRQIEMLTADRDAAAGRLAAAETALAAAEAAVAAAQTAQTAAALRPELHVGEPCPVCAQPVDTLPPPIDAPALSAARNTASKARAARDTADRAARDRSGACTAATHHRSQLAGRVEVLAAELAGQPTPDELTARLAGLDELRAAHAAARTAVAQARRELQRARSAADDADRRLRTGWRTYDEARDAVSRFGPPAADRDDLAGAWSALVVWCAAAADERRAARADRLAAAKRAAAAADAVRGKVGALLAECGVAGPGEQGADAAAYQLVTALAVQQAEAEHRRAAERGEQSAALRARRAEHVRSAEVARALAGHLAADRFQRWLLTEAMDLLVDGASTILRELSAGQYSLAYDGGEFFVVDHHDAELRRAVRTLSGGETFQASLALALALSEQLAGLSTTATSLESIMLDEGFGTLDPGTLDTVAATLENLAAHGDRMVGLVTHVAELAERIPVRFVVRKDARGAHVTREST